In Streptomyces sp. RFCAC02, the following proteins share a genomic window:
- a CDS encoding class I SAM-dependent methyltransferase has translation MGVSMATAEYWVDRWERQQRRYAIGREERFSVIADVVEYVTRDRPAPLLVDLGCGPGSLAARIARRVPRAGIVAVDRDPLLLELARTHHADAARYVEAELGGTGWIDALGIDRAPDAVLSATALHCLPVHALALTYRQAAALLRPGGVLVNADHFPDDDARGADLAAYVGSRRMASALAGDEPDWESWWREAARDPELADAFAARGRCTGTEDGPGNDLSLADHVRLLREAGFRSVSTVWQYGESRVLVAFA, from the coding sequence ATGGGTGTGAGCATGGCGACGGCCGAGTACTGGGTCGATCGCTGGGAACGCCAGCAGCGGCGGTACGCCATCGGCCGCGAAGAGCGTTTCTCGGTGATCGCCGACGTGGTGGAGTACGTGACGCGGGACCGGCCGGCGCCGCTGCTCGTGGACCTCGGCTGCGGCCCCGGCTCGCTGGCCGCCCGCATCGCGCGGCGCGTGCCCCGTGCCGGGATCGTCGCCGTGGACCGGGATCCGCTGCTCCTGGAGCTGGCCCGCACCCACCACGCGGACGCCGCCCGGTACGTCGAGGCGGAGCTCGGCGGCACCGGCTGGATCGACGCGCTCGGCATCGACCGCGCGCCCGACGCCGTGCTCTCGGCGACCGCGCTGCACTGCCTCCCCGTGCACGCGCTCGCCCTGACCTACCGCCAGGCCGCCGCGCTGCTGCGGCCCGGCGGCGTCCTCGTCAACGCCGACCACTTCCCCGACGACGACGCGCGCGGCGCGGACCTGGCCGCGTACGTCGGGAGCCGCCGGATGGCGTCGGCGCTGGCGGGGGACGAACCGGACTGGGAGTCCTGGTGGCGCGAGGCGGCCCGGGACCCGGAGCTGGCCGACGCGTTCGCGGCGCGCGGGCGCTGCACCGGGACGGAGGACGGGCCGGGGAACGACCTGTCCCTCGCCGACCACGTCCGGCTGCTGCGCGAGGCGGGCTTCCGGTCGGTCAGCACGGTGTGGCAGTACGGCGAGAGCCGCGTCCTCGTCGCGTTCGCCTGA
- a CDS encoding aminotransferase class V-fold PLP-dependent enzyme, with protein MEPDDLTLLGPWQRALRAQFPIIADHPDLAYLDSAATSQKPHAVLAAVQEYLVTRNANAGRGTYPWANETTAAVERTRARVKEFLGDPAPDRSAVHFVSGTSEGLRAVALDWLVPQLADGDEILVPYADHRANLVPWLEAQRSVARAGIDVRVRGLPYQESSGDYDHRALADMVGPRTRFVAATHVHHVLGGDMRVDRLRRVVGDGVPICLDAAQSVGHLPLSVADLDVDFVVFSGHKALALPGTGAVWARQARGPAFRPGGWSGTPNTVGLVSLGAALDWLTAADVGRIERWTVALAARLTDGLRRLPQYEVLGCQLSLAADGTAARRRGIVSFRHRDIPPQDLGFILYTHGCMVRADSLCRAGADETDGAVRVSLHVHNTPEEIDTLLTALRALD; from the coding sequence ATGGAGCCGGACGATCTGACGCTCCTCGGTCCGTGGCAGCGGGCGCTGCGGGCGCAGTTCCCGATCATCGCGGACCATCCGGACCTGGCCTACCTGGACAGCGCGGCGACCTCCCAGAAGCCGCACGCCGTACTGGCGGCCGTCCAGGAGTACCTGGTGACGCGGAACGCCAACGCGGGCCGGGGCACCTACCCCTGGGCGAACGAGACGACCGCCGCGGTGGAGCGCACCCGTGCCCGCGTGAAGGAGTTCCTCGGCGACCCGGCGCCCGACCGGTCGGCGGTGCACTTCGTCAGCGGTACGTCCGAGGGGCTGCGCGCCGTCGCCCTCGACTGGCTGGTCCCGCAGCTCGCCGACGGCGACGAGATCCTCGTCCCCTACGCCGATCACCGGGCCAACCTCGTGCCGTGGCTGGAGGCGCAGCGGTCGGTGGCGCGGGCGGGGATCGACGTCCGCGTCAGAGGGCTGCCGTACCAGGAGTCGTCCGGGGACTACGACCACCGGGCGCTCGCGGACATGGTCGGCCCGCGCACCCGGTTCGTCGCGGCCACGCACGTGCACCACGTCCTCGGTGGCGACATGCGGGTGGACCGGCTGCGGCGGGTGGTGGGGGACGGGGTGCCGATCTGTCTCGACGCGGCGCAGAGCGTGGGCCACCTCCCGCTGTCCGTGGCCGACCTGGACGTGGACTTCGTCGTGTTCTCGGGCCACAAGGCGCTGGCCCTGCCGGGCACCGGAGCGGTGTGGGCGCGCCAGGCGCGCGGCCCCGCGTTCCGGCCCGGCGGGTGGAGCGGAACGCCCAACACGGTCGGTCTCGTCAGCCTCGGCGCGGCGCTCGACTGGCTCACCGCGGCGGACGTGGGCAGGATCGAGCGCTGGACGGTCGCCCTGGCGGCCCGGCTCACCGACGGGCTGCGGCGCCTGCCGCAGTACGAGGTGCTGGGCTGTCAGCTCAGCCTGGCGGCCGACGGGACGGCGGCCCGGCGGCGCGGCATCGTGTCGTTCCGCCACCGCGACATACCACCGCAGGACCTGGGCTTCATCCTCTACACGCACGGCTGCATGGTGCGCGCGGACAGCCTGTGCCGGGCCGGGGCCGACGAGACCGACGGCGCCGTGCGGGTGAGTCTCCACGTCCACAACACTCCCGAGGAGATCGACACGCTGCTGACGGCGCTCCGCGCGCTCGACTGA
- a CDS encoding pyridoxal-phosphate dependent enzyme has product MRYDDITEAIGNTPLVRIDPAVHGLRGIDLYAKLEMLNPFGSVKDRAAWGMLRPRLDAATAAGEQVVELSSGNTAKALAVLAGMHGLTFKSVTNRMRVPEIRELLVLLGAEIEELPGRSECLDPTDTDDPLTQFHRSLSEDGTSYLHTDQYYNPRNIEAHATGTGPEIVKDLGGRSPDWFIACVGTAGSSTGVARVLREHDPGVGVVGLVAGKSDFIPGIRTIDEVNEVGLFDPDTYDTIEAVSADEAIDGMVVLNRRCGLLAGPTSGAAYHGAVRHLREHDAEPGEHGEHRTAVFIACDRVESYLGYVRQRRPELLGRAPHRNALSSVTEAELAAVRSVDVAGAREWIARERPLVIDLRGPHAFAALHIEGSLNIVDELFEQQVHGGLPFGRGQSVLLVCPVGEKSARFAALLTRMGHPDVRSLDGGVVAWRDAGAPLTRD; this is encoded by the coding sequence ATGAGGTACGACGACATCACCGAGGCGATCGGCAACACCCCGCTGGTACGCATCGATCCGGCCGTGCACGGCCTGCGCGGCATCGATCTGTACGCGAAGCTGGAGATGCTGAACCCCTTCGGTTCCGTGAAGGACCGCGCGGCGTGGGGCATGCTGCGGCCGAGGCTCGACGCCGCGACGGCGGCGGGCGAGCAGGTCGTGGAGCTGTCCAGCGGCAACACGGCCAAGGCCCTCGCCGTGCTCGCCGGGATGCACGGGCTGACGTTCAAGAGCGTGACCAACCGGATGCGGGTGCCGGAGATCCGGGAGCTGCTGGTCCTGCTCGGCGCGGAGATCGAGGAACTGCCGGGGCGCAGCGAGTGCCTCGACCCGACGGACACGGACGACCCGCTGACGCAGTTCCACCGCTCCCTGTCGGAGGACGGCACCAGCTACCTCCACACCGATCAGTACTACAACCCGAGGAACATCGAGGCCCATGCGACGGGCACGGGGCCGGAGATCGTGAAGGACCTGGGCGGCCGCTCCCCCGACTGGTTCATCGCGTGCGTGGGGACGGCCGGTTCCTCCACGGGTGTCGCCCGCGTGCTGCGGGAGCACGATCCGGGTGTCGGGGTCGTGGGTCTCGTCGCCGGCAAGTCGGACTTCATCCCGGGCATCAGGACCATCGACGAGGTGAACGAGGTGGGCCTGTTCGACCCGGACACCTACGACACGATCGAGGCGGTGAGCGCGGACGAGGCCATCGACGGCATGGTGGTGCTGAACCGCAGGTGCGGGCTGCTGGCCGGCCCGACGAGCGGCGCGGCGTACCACGGCGCCGTGCGCCACCTGCGGGAGCACGACGCGGAGCCCGGCGAGCACGGGGAGCACAGGACCGCGGTGTTCATCGCCTGCGACCGGGTGGAGAGCTACCTCGGCTATGTGCGGCAGCGGCGTCCCGAACTGCTGGGCAGGGCGCCCCACCGCAACGCGCTCTCCTCCGTGACGGAGGCGGAGCTGGCGGCCGTCCGGAGCGTCGATGTCGCGGGGGCGCGCGAGTGGATCGCGCGGGAACGTCCGCTCGTCATCGATCTGCGGGGGCCGCACGCCTTCGCCGCGCTGCACATCGAGGGGTCGCTCAACATCGTCGACGAGCTGTTCGAGCAGCAGGTGCACGGCGGGCTGCCGTTCGGGCGGGGGCAGTCGGTACTGCTGGTCTGCCCGGTCGGCGAGAAGTCGGCGCGGTTCGCAGCCCTGCTCACGCGCATGGGGCATCCGGACGTGCGCAGCCTCGACGGGGGTGTCGTCGCCTGGCGTGACGCCGGCGCTCCGCTGACCCGGGACTGA
- a CDS encoding Y4yA family PLP-dependent enzyme, which produces MVDAPLYLEPRVEEPLRGLLASPALLHSLVDALGSPLNVVLPDVIADNVAAFRAVYRRHHLGGQVYFAHKANRSSALVRRLAATDAGLDAASLDELGHSLGSGFTPERVLATGPKDPDFLWLAARAGVTVSVDSHAELTDLIRLVRAHALPCVRVLLRLSGFEAEGVRVLSRRTRFGTPVGAVGALLDLAERHRDAVELSGVAYHLDTTGIDEKALALEGCVLVMDEARRRGLDPRAIDIGGGYGARYLADGEQWERYTTELTRAVLGRRPPLTWRGHGYGLRNEGGTVRGQLTLYPAHRSVAGPAYLDELLTTRAPTLDRTLADLLLEHLYDLHVEPGRALVDQCGVSLARVLDVRPLDDGSHLVRLGMNAGDVTLEEHGVLADPVIVPRDDRREGGEEGRAPVGVYLVGNLCLEADLVTRRMVFLPALPVRGDVLAFPNTAGYCMDFHAHRAQMQPRARTVAAGRRAGSWWWSLDERYWPSTYMSGEA; this is translated from the coding sequence ATGGTGGACGCGCCCCTGTACCTGGAGCCACGGGTGGAGGAACCGCTGCGCGGCTTACTCGCCTCCCCGGCCCTGCTGCACTCGCTCGTGGACGCGCTCGGTTCTCCCCTCAACGTCGTGCTGCCCGACGTGATCGCCGACAACGTCGCCGCGTTCCGCGCGGTCTACCGGCGTCACCACCTCGGCGGCCAGGTCTACTTCGCCCACAAGGCGAACCGTTCCAGCGCCCTCGTACGGCGTCTCGCCGCCACCGACGCCGGGCTCGACGCGGCCTCGCTCGACGAGCTGGGGCACTCGCTCGGCTCGGGGTTCACGCCCGAACGGGTCCTGGCCACCGGTCCGAAGGACCCGGACTTCCTGTGGCTGGCCGCCCGCGCCGGAGTGACGGTCAGCGTCGACTCGCACGCCGAACTGACCGATCTCATACGCCTGGTACGCGCCCACGCGCTCCCCTGCGTCCGGGTGCTGCTGCGCCTGTCCGGCTTCGAGGCCGAAGGCGTCCGGGTGCTGTCGCGCCGCACGAGGTTCGGCACCCCGGTCGGCGCGGTGGGAGCACTGCTCGACCTGGCCGAACGGCACCGGGACGCAGTGGAGCTGTCCGGGGTGGCCTACCACCTCGACACGACCGGCATCGACGAGAAGGCACTCGCCCTGGAGGGCTGCGTCCTCGTCATGGACGAGGCGCGGCGGCGCGGGCTCGATCCGCGCGCCATCGACATCGGCGGCGGCTACGGCGCCCGTTACCTGGCCGACGGCGAGCAGTGGGAGCGCTACACCACCGAACTCACCCGCGCCGTACTGGGCCGCCGCCCCCCGCTGACCTGGCGCGGCCACGGCTACGGCCTCCGGAACGAGGGCGGCACCGTACGGGGGCAGCTCACCCTCTACCCGGCGCACAGGTCCGTCGCCGGGCCCGCCTATCTCGACGAGCTGCTGACCACGCGGGCGCCCACGCTCGATCGCACACTGGCCGATCTGCTGCTCGAACATCTCTACGACCTCCATGTCGAGCCGGGGCGCGCGCTGGTGGACCAGTGCGGCGTCTCCCTCGCCAGGGTGCTGGACGTGCGCCCCCTGGACGACGGCTCGCATCTGGTACGGCTCGGGATGAACGCCGGAGATGTCACCCTGGAGGAACACGGCGTACTGGCGGATCCTGTCATCGTTCCCCGGGACGACCGGCGGGAGGGGGGTGAGGAGGGCCGTGCCCCGGTCGGGGTCTACCTGGTGGGGAATCTGTGCCTCGAAGCGGACCTGGTGACCCGTCGCATGGTCTTCCTCCCCGCCCTGCCGGTCCGTGGAGACGTGCTCGCCTTCCCCAACACCGCCGGTTACTGCATGGACTTCCACGCGCACCGGGCGCAGATGCAGCCCAGGGCGCGCACGGTGGCGGCGGGCCGGCGGGCCGGCTCGTGGTGGTGGTCCCTGGACGAGCGGTACTGGCCGAGCACTTACATGAGCGGAGAGGCATGA
- a CDS encoding sigma-70 family RNA polymerase sigma factor: MGTHHDLVEGFEAHRNRLRAIAQRMLGSHSEAEDAVQEAWLRLARTEGDAVRNPAGWLTTTVSRICLDMLRARAARREDPAGHPVPDGIGAPAAESVPEEQAVLADQVGRALLVVLDRLSPAERVAFVLHDMFAVPFHEIAPVVERSVAAAKQLASRARRRVRGVPAVPAAELARQRVVVEAFLSAARAGDIDAILAVLAPDVVRRADRSAIPADRPAEVRGARTVAEEIAVFGRNAGLAEPVLIDGVVGIAVAPYGRLRLVLAVTVAHGAVAVYELIADQDRLRRLELAVLGS; this comes from the coding sequence GTGGGCACGCATCACGACCTCGTGGAAGGTTTCGAGGCGCACCGGAACCGCCTGCGGGCGATCGCGCAGCGCATGCTCGGTTCGCACAGCGAGGCGGAGGACGCCGTCCAGGAAGCCTGGCTGCGGCTGGCGCGTACCGAGGGCGACGCCGTACGCAATCCGGCCGGTTGGCTCACGACGACGGTCTCCCGCATCTGTCTCGACATGCTGCGTGCGCGGGCGGCGCGGCGGGAGGATCCGGCGGGCCATCCCGTGCCGGACGGGATCGGCGCCCCGGCCGCGGAGAGCGTTCCGGAGGAGCAGGCGGTGCTGGCCGATCAGGTGGGCCGCGCTCTCCTGGTCGTGCTCGACCGGCTGAGTCCCGCCGAGCGTGTCGCGTTCGTGCTGCACGACATGTTCGCCGTGCCGTTCCACGAGATCGCCCCGGTCGTGGAGCGCTCCGTCGCGGCGGCGAAACAGCTCGCGAGCCGTGCCCGGCGCAGGGTGCGGGGGGTGCCCGCCGTCCCCGCCGCGGAACTCGCCCGGCAGCGTGTCGTGGTGGAGGCGTTCCTCTCGGCGGCGCGGGCTGGCGACATCGACGCGATCCTCGCCGTGCTGGCGCCCGATGTCGTGCGGCGGGCGGACCGTTCGGCGATCCCGGCGGACCGGCCGGCCGAGGTGCGCGGCGCGCGGACCGTGGCGGAGGAGATCGCCGTCTTCGGGCGGAACGCGGGTCTCGCGGAGCCGGTGCTCATCGACGGCGTGGTGGGGATCGCGGTCGCACCGTACGGACGGCTCAGGCTCGTCCTCGCCGTCACCGTCGCGCACGGGGCGGTCGCCGTGTACGAACTCATCGCCGATCAGGACCGGCTCCGGCGCCTGGAACTGGCCGTTCTCGGCAGCTGA
- a CDS encoding nitroreductase, protein MDVYEAVASRRAVRRFSGEPVSRSTLRRVLSAATRSPSGANLQPWHVRVLTGAPLADLKERTAARVAAGDPGDEREYRMYPPELAAPYRARRDAAAEQRYAALGIAREDRRSRADAVAANWDCFGAPAALFCYIDRAMGPAQWADVGMYLQTVMLLLRAEGLHSCPQMAWSVYHRTVAAVVAPPPELLLFCGVSIGFEDPAAHGAPIGRAPFAETVAFIDGRSTAGADPAARPGPE, encoded by the coding sequence ATGGACGTCTACGAAGCGGTCGCGAGCCGGCGGGCGGTGCGCCGGTTCAGCGGGGAACCGGTTTCCCGGAGCACGCTGCGACGCGTGCTGTCCGCCGCGACCCGCTCACCGTCCGGGGCGAATCTCCAGCCCTGGCACGTCCGTGTGCTGACCGGAGCGCCGCTGGCGGATCTGAAGGAACGCACCGCTGCACGGGTGGCGGCGGGTGACCCGGGGGACGAGAGGGAGTACCGGATGTACCCGCCGGAGCTGGCGGCCCCGTACCGCGCACGCCGGGACGCCGCGGCCGAGCAGCGCTACGCCGCCCTCGGCATCGCGCGCGAGGACCGGCGGTCGCGTGCGGACGCCGTGGCGGCGAACTGGGACTGCTTCGGTGCGCCCGCCGCCCTGTTCTGCTACATCGACCGCGCCATGGGACCGGCCCAATGGGCCGACGTCGGTATGTACCTGCAGACCGTCATGCTCCTGCTTCGCGCCGAAGGGCTGCACAGTTGCCCGCAGATGGCGTGGTCGGTGTACCACCGGACCGTCGCCGCGGTCGTGGCACCTCCGCCGGAACTCCTGCTGTTCTGCGGCGTCTCCATCGGATTCGAGGACCCGGCCGCACATGGCGCCCCCATCGGCCGGGCACCGTTCGCCGAGACGGTCGCGTTCATCGACGGCCGGTCGACAGCGGGCGCGGACCCGGCGGCCCGGCCCGGCCCGGAGTGA
- a CDS encoding serine hydrolase domain-containing protein, whose protein sequence is MSRRSALGLFGIVPAAAAGAWALGSGRPAAATSRTDTAPSSDVVVGDVQKAMEDVAATAGAVSAIGEVYVDGKRVGHGSAGSRLLGGRGGTVPSDSRYRLASQTKFMVATAALQLVDEGRLDVDAPLARVLPEAGRDDLVEHADEITVRKLIRHTSGIPDFVPSGWFDPFDFDTYHPPLELVAAARTVPRETEVGAFHYSTTNYVLLGLIMERAARQPLPDVLAERIFSPLGMTRTYLPTRPPHGIKGCHAHGYFPDENGRPRDVDRLNASTYGVQGAISTARDVSAFQRAFDLGTLLPAELQEILMSLGRSDDTGTDTGTPAPQNGQPPLGVCGGTPALRPAAGGSPGLAATTFSSKDGRLQFAISVTLSVDNMQFPGTAVDQAAATVFCPAG, encoded by the coding sequence GTGTCCCGCCGTTCAGCCCTCGGCCTGTTCGGCATCGTGCCCGCCGCGGCGGCCGGCGCCTGGGCACTCGGCTCGGGCCGGCCCGCCGCCGCCACCTCCCGTACCGATACGGCTCCGTCCTCCGACGTCGTCGTCGGCGATGTGCAGAAGGCCATGGAGGACGTGGCCGCGACCGCGGGCGCGGTCAGCGCGATCGGCGAGGTGTACGTCGACGGGAAACGCGTCGGCCACGGGTCGGCGGGCTCACGGCTGCTGGGCGGCAGGGGCGGGACGGTCCCCTCCGATTCCCGTTACCGCCTCGCCTCGCAGACCAAGTTCATGGTGGCCACGGCCGCGCTGCAACTGGTCGACGAGGGCAGGCTCGACGTGGACGCCCCCCTCGCCCGTGTGCTGCCCGAAGCGGGCCGCGACGACCTGGTCGAGCACGCCGACGAGATCACCGTGCGCAAGCTGATCCGGCACACGTCCGGGATCCCGGACTTCGTACCCAGCGGCTGGTTCGACCCCTTCGACTTCGACACGTACCACCCGCCGCTCGAACTGGTCGCGGCCGCACGGACGGTGCCCCGCGAGACGGAGGTGGGCGCGTTCCACTACAGCACCACCAACTACGTCCTTCTCGGTCTGATCATGGAACGGGCCGCCCGGCAGCCGCTGCCCGACGTGCTCGCCGAGCGGATCTTCTCTCCGCTGGGCATGACCCGCACCTATCTGCCCACCCGCCCACCGCACGGCATCAAGGGCTGCCACGCGCACGGCTACTTCCCCGACGAGAACGGCCGGCCGCGGGATGTGGACCGGCTGAACGCCAGTACCTACGGTGTCCAGGGAGCGATCTCCACCGCCCGCGACGTCAGCGCCTTCCAACGCGCGTTCGACCTCGGCACGCTCCTGCCCGCGGAACTTCAGGAAATCCTCATGTCGCTGGGCCGCAGCGACGACACGGGAACCGACACCGGAACCCCGGCCCCACAGAACGGGCAGCCTCCCTTGGGTGTCTGCGGAGGCACGCCCGCACTGCGCCCGGCGGCCGGGGGCTCCCCCGGCCTCGCCGCGACGACGTTCTCCTCGAAGGACGGACGCCTCCAGTTCGCCATCTCCGTCACGCTCAGCGTCGACAACATGCAGTTCCCCGGAACTGCCGTCGACCAGGCGGCGGCGACGGTCTTCTGCCCCGCGGGATGA
- a CDS encoding sensor histidine kinase codes for MSDTAPACGLIAAYLLIHGPTGGRPESYLWWTATAVMAAAVALRRYRPVVMLVVCTLAGVVHLALEAPTVVDLGVPLLLGTVAARCRRGTSLAALCGLLLVVGGWCASYAARGRPVPGLPVTAVHIDKGPGPPYAPADLTRVDEGQAVGPWTALVVVVLALLAAWAAGTAVRDRLAYLGQLRARMEDLEHERDRQAALAAMTERARISREMHDVVAHGLSVIVLQAQVAAVSLDDPPQEARAALDTIVTIGRESLTDMREVLTAVGDAEDAWFTPPRLDQLPALLSRVHRAGTRARLRVEGTPTVLPSSVDLAAYRIVQEALTNTIKHAGPGATAEVLVDHGATEVRIEVRDDGGGVTRTSPDDRKRHSGLGLRGMRERVALLGGHFTAGQGADGGFTVRAVLPLRHPGRTPPERVAAGRTAVSVEGQTL; via the coding sequence GTGAGCGACACGGCGCCGGCGTGCGGGCTCATCGCGGCGTACCTGCTGATCCACGGGCCGACGGGCGGCCGGCCCGAGTCGTACCTGTGGTGGACGGCGACGGCTGTGATGGCGGCGGCCGTCGCGCTGCGCCGGTACCGGCCGGTCGTGATGCTGGTCGTCTGCACGCTCGCGGGTGTCGTCCATCTGGCCCTGGAGGCGCCGACCGTCGTCGACCTCGGCGTGCCGCTCCTGCTGGGTACGGTCGCCGCCCGATGCCGGCGCGGGACGTCGTTGGCGGCGCTGTGCGGTCTGCTGCTGGTCGTGGGCGGGTGGTGCGCGTCCTACGCCGCCCGGGGCCGGCCCGTGCCGGGACTGCCCGTCACGGCGGTCCACATCGACAAGGGACCGGGGCCGCCGTACGCGCCCGCCGACCTGACGCGAGTCGACGAAGGCCAGGCGGTGGGTCCGTGGACCGCGCTGGTGGTGGTCGTCCTCGCCCTGCTCGCCGCGTGGGCGGCCGGTACCGCCGTGCGCGACCGGCTCGCGTATCTGGGCCAGCTCCGCGCGCGGATGGAGGACCTGGAGCACGAGCGCGACCGGCAGGCCGCGCTGGCCGCCATGACCGAACGGGCGCGGATCAGCCGGGAGATGCACGATGTCGTCGCGCACGGCCTGTCCGTCATCGTGCTCCAGGCCCAGGTCGCCGCGGTCTCACTGGACGATCCGCCGCAGGAGGCGCGGGCGGCGCTGGACACCATCGTGACCATCGGCCGTGAGTCCCTGACGGACATGCGCGAGGTGCTGACCGCGGTCGGAGACGCGGAGGACGCGTGGTTCACCCCGCCCCGGCTCGACCAGCTCCCCGCACTGCTCTCCCGGGTGCACCGCGCCGGCACGCGGGCGCGCCTGCGCGTCGAGGGCACCCCCACCGTGCTTCCGTCGTCCGTCGACCTGGCGGCGTACCGCATCGTCCAGGAGGCCCTGACGAACACCATCAAGCACGCCGGGCCGGGGGCGACGGCGGAGGTCCTGGTGGATCACGGCGCGACGGAGGTCCGCATCGAGGTCCGCGACGACGGTGGCGGCGTCACGCGGACCTCTCCCGATGACCGCAAGCGGCACAGCGGGCTGGGTCTGCGCGGCATGCGCGAGCGGGTCGCACTGCTCGGCGGGCACTTCACCGCGGGGCAGGGCGCCGACGGCGGTTTCACCGTCCGGGCCGTCCTGCCTTTGCGTCACCCCGGCCGGACGCCCCCGGAGCGCGTGGCGGCCGGCCGCACCGCAGTATCAGTCGAAGGGCAGACCCTGTGA
- a CDS encoding response regulator transcription factor yields the protein MIRILLADDEALIRAGFRVLLEQAADLRVVGEAADGAEAVAMTAALRPDIVLMDIRMPGVDGVEATRRIRADPATAETRVLVLTTFDLDAYVYAALQAGASGFLLKDTLAPDLLAAVRVIDRGDAVTAPSVTRRLLERYVETAPSPALLDSGTGHLTEREREVLVLMARGLSNLEIAGRLHLTEGTVKTHVSRVLGKLGLRDRVQAVVHAYEHGLVRPGRSPSNEAMGSRRGEAGGGPGAERGRAAARG from the coding sequence GTGATCCGCATCCTCCTCGCCGACGACGAGGCCCTGATCCGCGCCGGATTCCGGGTGCTCCTGGAACAGGCGGCCGACCTGCGGGTCGTCGGGGAAGCGGCCGACGGCGCGGAAGCGGTCGCCATGACCGCCGCCCTGCGGCCGGACATCGTCCTGATGGACATCCGCATGCCCGGCGTCGACGGCGTGGAGGCCACGCGCCGCATCCGCGCCGATCCCGCCACCGCCGAGACGCGGGTGCTGGTCCTGACCACCTTCGACCTGGACGCCTACGTGTATGCCGCGCTCCAGGCCGGGGCGAGCGGCTTCCTCCTCAAGGACACCCTGGCTCCCGACCTGCTCGCCGCGGTCCGCGTCATCGACCGCGGCGACGCGGTCACGGCGCCGAGCGTCACCCGCCGCCTCCTCGAACGGTACGTCGAGACCGCTCCCTCGCCGGCGCTCCTCGACAGCGGTACGGGGCACCTCACCGAGCGCGAGCGCGAGGTGCTCGTCCTCATGGCCCGCGGCCTGTCCAACCTCGAGATCGCCGGACGCCTCCACCTGACGGAGGGCACCGTGAAGACGCACGTCAGCCGTGTGCTCGGCAAACTGGGCCTCCGCGACCGCGTCCAGGCCGTCGTGCACGCCTACGAACACGGCCTGGTCCGCCCGGGTCGTTCCCCGTCGAACGAGGCCATGGGAAGCCGGCGCGGTGAGGCGGGAGGCGGTCCCGGTGCCGAACGCGGTCGTGCCGCGGCTCGTGGATGA
- a CDS encoding cupin domain-containing protein produces the protein MQITRSSIDTAKGPADWFTGDVYIDPVAAAPAPSRVTASLVHFMPGARTHWHRHPLGQTVFVTEGVGLCQRRGGPVEVIRPGDRVLFEADEEHWHGAAPNRLMVHLAINEGDDDHAVVHWLTPVTDEEYAAAPAAG, from the coding sequence GTGCAGATCACCCGCAGCTCGATCGACACCGCCAAGGGACCCGCCGACTGGTTCACCGGTGACGTCTACATCGACCCTGTCGCCGCCGCCCCGGCACCGTCGCGGGTCACCGCGTCGCTGGTCCACTTCATGCCCGGTGCCCGCACCCACTGGCACCGCCACCCGCTGGGCCAGACGGTCTTCGTCACCGAGGGCGTCGGCCTCTGCCAGCGCCGCGGCGGTCCGGTGGAAGTCATCCGGCCCGGCGACCGCGTCCTGTTCGAAGCCGATGAGGAGCACTGGCACGGCGCCGCGCCGAACCGGCTCATGGTCCACCTCGCCATCAACGAGGGCGACGACGACCACGCCGTCGTGCACTGGCTGACCCCCGTCACGGACGAGGAGTACGCCGCCGCTCCAGCCGCCGGCTGA